From the genome of Fundulus heteroclitus isolate FHET01 chromosome 7, MU-UCD_Fhet_4.1, whole genome shotgun sequence, one region includes:
- the LOC105917698 gene encoding trace amine-associated receptor 13c-like, with protein sequence MEETELCFPQYFNTSCRRPKLLQYETMSIYILLSSISLLTSSLNLVVIISIAHFRQLHTPTNLLLLSLAVSDFLVGLLMFFQIVLINGCWFLGDITCVIYQYLAYIITTASIGTMVMISVDRYVAICFPLHYTTKITQKKVKISVSLCWTWSTLFQSLNLMENFKQPGMYNSCFGECVIVINYIGGMVDLILSFIVPITIIVVLYLQIFVVAISQIRAIHSHRAGVTHQRSETVKKSELKVARSLGVVVVVFLICLLPYFCVTLSGQDTLLNASSAAFVICLFYFNSCLNPIVYAFFYSWFRKSIRLIVTLQILQRDSCDMNLL encoded by the exons ATGGAGGAAACAGAACTCTGTTTCCCACAATACTTCAACACCTCCTGCAGGAGGCCCAAACTGCTACAGTATGAAACAATGTCAATCTACATTCTGCTGTCCTCCATCTCTCTACTCACCTCATCGCTTAATCTGGTGGTCATCATCTCCATTGCACATTTCAG GCAGCTTCACACTCCCACcaatctcctcctcctctctctggcTGTCTCCGATTTCCTTGTTGGTCTCCTCATGTTCTTTCAAATTGTTCTCATAAATGGGTGCTGGTTCCTCGGTGACATTACTTGTGTTATTTATCAGTATCTGGCCTATATTATTACCACGGCCTCAATAGGAACCATGGTGATGATTTCTGTTGACCGTTATGTAGCTATTTGTTTCCCTCTTCATTACACcactaaaataacacagaaaaaagtcAAGATCAGTGTATCCCTGTGTTGGACATGGTCTACACTCTTTCAGAGCTTAAATCTGATGGAGAACTTCAAACAACCTGGCATGTATAACTCCTGCTTTGGAGAATGTGTAATTGTCATCAATTACATTGGTGGTATGGTAGATCTTATCTTGTCCTTTATCGTCCCTATTACTATAATAGTAGTTTTGTATCTGCAAATTTTTGTGGTGGCTATTTCTCAGATTCGAGCCATACACTCTCACAGAGCAGGAGTAACCCACCAGCGGTCTGAAACTGTTAAGAAATCTGAGCTGAAAGTAGCCAGGTCCCTTGGGGTTGTAGTTGTGGTGTTTCTGATATGTCTCCTACCATATTTCTGTGTCACACTTTCAGGTCAAGACACTTTACTCAATGCCTCATCTGCTGCCTTTGTTATATGTTTGTTCTACTTTAACTCATGTCTAAATCCTAtagtttatgcttttttttactcCTGGTTTAGAAAATCAATTAGGCTCATTGTTACTCTTCAGATTTTGCAACGTGATTCCTGTGACATGAACCTGCTGTAA